The Fusibacter sp. A1 genome has a segment encoding these proteins:
- a CDS encoding GrpB family protein, with protein MSKELSEMSNEELWALFPIILTEYDPKWKENYDQEKNLIEKGIGSSNIVRMNHYGSTSVVGLIAKPTIDILLEISEDTILDDLVKNMASVGYGLSPQPNNPAPHMMFLKGYTPQGFQGQVVHVHVRYSGDWDELYFRDYLISQPEIALEYGKLKLELKSKFEHDRDGYTHAKGDFIRRITSLAREEIGSR; from the coding sequence ATGAGCAAAGAACTATCTGAAATGAGCAACGAGGAACTATGGGCATTGTTCCCGATTATTTTGACTGAGTACGACCCGAAATGGAAAGAGAACTACGACCAAGAGAAAAATCTGATCGAAAAAGGCATCGGTTCAAGCAATATAGTTCGAATGAATCACTATGGAAGCACTTCGGTAGTGGGGCTGATCGCCAAACCCACGATAGATATTCTACTAGAGATTAGTGAAGACACTATTTTGGATGACCTTGTCAAAAATATGGCATCGGTCGGTTATGGATTAAGTCCGCAACCTAATAATCCTGCACCTCATATGATGTTTCTAAAAGGGTATACACCCCAAGGTTTTCAAGGACAAGTAGTACATGTTCATGTAAGATACAGCGGTGACTGGGATGAACTTTACTTTAGGGATTATTTAATCAGTCAACCTGAGATCGCTTTGGAATACGGAAAACTGAAATTAGAGCTAAAGTCAAAATTCGAGCACGACAGGGACGGCTATACTCATGCAAAAGGTGATTTTATCAGACGAATCACATCATTAGCCAGAGAGGAAATAGGATCAAGATGA
- a CDS encoding GNAT family N-acetyltransferase has translation MKLLTCNMNDQKNIAPMICELMNYHRKLTNAPKEFWQSLETSEKTFAEWLATGEVKKIDHKDETIGFIYLRLGGQSVAWLEDLYIDEKYQGQGLGKKVMNMLDEQLKDRGVISMFVDVIPRNPGAIKFYQECGFDHLNMIQLRKNYQKRLDKEETTDLLGFTFKKY, from the coding sequence ATGAAACTTTTAACTTGTAACATGAATGATCAGAAGAACATAGCACCTATGATTTGCGAACTGATGAACTATCACCGTAAACTCACCAATGCGCCAAAGGAGTTTTGGCAGAGTCTTGAAACGTCTGAAAAAACCTTTGCAGAATGGCTTGCTACCGGTGAGGTGAAAAAAATTGACCATAAGGATGAAACCATCGGATTTATCTATCTAAGGTTAGGCGGTCAAAGCGTTGCCTGGCTCGAAGACTTGTATATCGACGAGAAGTACCAGGGCCAGGGACTTGGAAAGAAAGTCATGAACATGCTAGACGAGCAGCTAAAGGACAGGGGTGTGATCAGCATGTTTGTTGATGTGATTCCCCGTAACCCGGGAGCCATCAAGTTTTATCAGGAATGTGGTTTTGACCACTTGAATATGATTCAGCTTAGAAAGAACTATCAGAAACGTCTTGATAAGGAAGAAACAACCGACTTATTGGGCTTTACATTTAAAAAGTACTAA